A stretch of the Candidatus Babeliales bacterium genome encodes the following:
- a CDS encoding CapA family protein, translating to MRLILKALIAALSLSLLSITTYQILSTKKNIVIIGFTGDVMLGRLVNEKLKETSPTYPWGNILPLLKKTNLNIINLETAITAHTKATPKVFNFRTDPEHVETLKKGNIEVVNLANNHILDFGKEGLYETLNVLEKAHIKYVGAGKNIQEAQKAVIIEKKGIRFGIIGFTDNEPDWKATAANPGTNYIKVGDIDIVQKVVNNVRSQVDFLIASIHWGPNMREKPTQEFIDFAHQMIDAGIDIIHGHSAHIFQGIEVYKNKLILYDTGDFIDDYMIDPKLRNDISFFYEVYIEKNALKKLKLTPVYIENMQVNLAAGKEYEWAINHVQQLSKEFDTQISNEGIYQFKY from the coding sequence ATGAGATTGATTTTAAAAGCGCTTATTGCAGCACTTTCATTATCATTGCTATCCATCACCACCTATCAAATATTATCAACAAAGAAAAATATCGTAATAATTGGTTTTACCGGAGATGTTATGCTTGGCAGGCTCGTTAATGAAAAACTAAAAGAAACCTCACCAACATATCCTTGGGGCAATATTTTACCACTCTTAAAAAAAACTAATCTAAATATCATAAATTTAGAAACTGCGATTACTGCACATACAAAAGCAACCCCAAAAGTCTTTAATTTTCGTACCGATCCTGAGCATGTTGAAACACTAAAAAAAGGCAATATTGAAGTCGTTAATTTGGCTAATAACCATATTTTGGATTTTGGCAAAGAAGGACTTTATGAGACGCTGAATGTATTAGAAAAAGCTCATATTAAATATGTAGGTGCTGGCAAAAATATTCAAGAAGCACAAAAAGCCGTCATTATTGAAAAAAAGGGTATAAGATTTGGCATAATCGGTTTTACTGATAATGAACCAGACTGGAAAGCTACTGCAGCTAATCCTGGTACAAATTATATAAAAGTAGGCGATATTGATATAGTCCAAAAAGTTGTCAATAATGTAAGGTCACAAGTCGATTTTCTTATTGCCTCAATTCATTGGGGGCCAAATATGCGTGAAAAACCAACACAGGAATTTATAGATTTTGCACATCAAATGATTGATGCTGGCATTGATATAATTCATGGGCATAGCGCGCATATTTTCCAAGGCATAGAAGTATATAAAAATAAATTAATCCTGTATGACACCGGTGATTTTATTGATGACTATATGATTGATCCAAAGTTGCGTAATGATATTTCATTTTTCTATGAAGTTTATATTGAAAAAAATGCCCTCAAAAAACTCAAATTAACTCCAGTTTATATTGAAAATATGCAAGTAAATCTAGCAGCAGGCAAAGAATATGAATGGGCTATTAATCACGTTCAACAATTATCTAAAGAATTTGATACGCAAATTAGTAATGAAGGTATTTATCAATTTAAATATTGA